A region of Kribbella sp. NBC_01245 DNA encodes the following proteins:
- a CDS encoding Type 1 glutamine amidotransferase-like domain-containing protein, producing the protein MRLYLSSYRLGDHPEHLRALFKSERARVAVIANALDAVPAELRAEMVERELADLAGLGLTGVELDLRSSVDLQGYDGVWVRGGNVFVLRTAFARSGFDVLLKSALEADSIVYAGYSAGACVLAPSLRGLELCDPVSDVDGEVLWDGLGLIDEAIVPHVDSPGHPETDLVRPIVDLYRRTGVPHLTLRDGQALLVTGSSRQVV; encoded by the coding sequence ATGCGGCTCTACCTTTCGTCGTACCGGCTGGGGGATCATCCCGAACACCTGCGCGCGCTCTTCAAGAGTGAACGCGCGCGGGTGGCGGTCATCGCGAACGCCCTGGACGCCGTACCGGCTGAGCTCCGGGCCGAGATGGTCGAGCGTGAGCTTGCGGATCTCGCCGGGCTTGGTTTGACCGGCGTCGAGCTCGACCTCCGCTCGTCTGTCGACCTTCAGGGGTACGACGGGGTGTGGGTGCGCGGCGGGAACGTTTTCGTCCTGCGTACGGCGTTTGCTCGCAGCGGTTTCGACGTACTACTTAAGTCGGCGCTTGAGGCGGACTCGATCGTTTATGCCGGGTACAGCGCGGGCGCCTGCGTATTGGCTCCGAGCCTGCGCGGTCTCGAGCTGTGTGACCCCGTGTCGGACGTTGACGGCGAGGTGCTGTGGGACGGCCTCGGGCTGATCGACGAGGCGATCGTGCCGCATGTCGACTCGCCGGGACATCCCGAGACCGATCTCGTCCGCCCGATCGTCGACCTCTACCGCCGAACCGGCGTACCGCACCTAACTCTCCGCGACGGCCAGGCGCTCCTGGTCACCGGTTCATCCCGTCAGGTGGTCTGA
- a CDS encoding RluA family pseudouridine synthase, producing the protein MSDSRTVIVPDGLAGERLDAALSRLFGFSRTKAVEMIDAGLVQVDGASAMKSARVVAGSLLDVEIPPPPGEIQVVPEMVEGLRIVHDDDEIVVVDKPVGVAAHPSPGWTGPTVIGHLAGAGFAISTSGAAERKGIVHRLDVGTSGLMVVAKTEHSYTVLKKAFKDRTVKKIYHALVQGHPDPFTGTIDAPIDRHPHHDYKFAVVAGGKPSVTHYETLEAFRFATLLEITLETGRTHQIRVHMAAVGHPCCGDAQYGADPVLAERLNLSRQWLHAMRLGFTHPGSGEYVEYSSTYPSDIEKALEALADAY; encoded by the coding sequence GTGAGTGATTCGCGCACAGTGATCGTGCCGGACGGTCTGGCTGGTGAGCGTCTCGACGCCGCACTGTCCCGCCTGTTCGGTTTCTCGCGGACCAAGGCGGTCGAGATGATCGACGCCGGCCTGGTCCAGGTCGACGGCGCCAGCGCGATGAAGTCGGCCCGGGTCGTTGCCGGCTCCCTGCTGGACGTCGAGATCCCGCCGCCTCCGGGCGAGATCCAGGTCGTGCCCGAGATGGTCGAAGGCCTGCGCATCGTGCATGACGACGACGAGATCGTGGTCGTCGACAAGCCCGTCGGAGTCGCGGCCCACCCGTCCCCGGGCTGGACCGGCCCGACCGTCATCGGCCATCTCGCCGGCGCCGGTTTCGCCATCTCGACCAGTGGTGCCGCCGAGCGCAAGGGCATCGTGCACCGCCTCGACGTCGGCACCTCCGGCCTGATGGTGGTCGCGAAGACCGAGCACAGCTATACCGTGCTCAAGAAGGCCTTCAAGGACCGCACGGTCAAGAAGATCTACCACGCGCTGGTCCAGGGCCACCCGGACCCGTTCACCGGCACCATCGACGCCCCGATCGACCGGCATCCCCACCACGACTACAAGTTCGCCGTGGTCGCCGGTGGTAAGCCCAGCGTCACGCACTACGAAACCCTCGAGGCATTCCGCTTCGCGACGCTGCTCGAGATCACCCTCGAAACGGGCCGGACCCACCAGATTCGCGTGCACATGGCGGCCGTCGGCCATCCGTGTTGCGGAGACGCGCAGTACGGCGCCGACCCGGTCCTAGCGGAGCGCCTCAACCTGTCCCGACAATGGCTGCACGCCATGCGCCTCGGGTTCACGCACCCGGGTTCGGGGGAGTACGTCGAATACAGCTCGACCTATCCGTCCGACATCGAGAAGGCCCTCGAAGCCCTCGCGGACGCCTACTAG
- the lspA gene encoding signal peptidase II — protein MQRTRRTPLSQTPEASPGDAPELDPGAQPEDAEPADTSSAGSASSSEEPTVSEPPALEPTAGRRLPLLFALIGLAVVGLDQLTKVLALNNLEPGEPVDMIGSLLRLNLIRNPGAAFSLGSDYTPVIAVIQITVALVVVYLARRLGSTGWALAFGFLFGGAVGNIIDRIFREPSPFHGHVVDFLQLPHWAIFNVADMAVTTAAILMIVQTLRGIKLDGTREVSSGAGKATSE, from the coding sequence ATGCAAAGAACGCGAAGAACGCCGCTGAGTCAGACACCAGAAGCCAGTCCCGGTGACGCCCCGGAGCTAGATCCGGGCGCGCAGCCGGAGGACGCGGAACCGGCCGACACCTCGTCGGCCGGTTCTGCGTCGTCGTCCGAGGAGCCCACGGTTTCGGAGCCGCCGGCCTTGGAGCCCACGGCCGGCCGCCGCCTACCGCTGCTGTTCGCCCTGATCGGCCTGGCCGTGGTCGGGCTGGACCAGCTGACCAAGGTGCTCGCGCTGAACAACCTCGAGCCGGGCGAACCGGTCGACATGATCGGATCGCTGCTCCGGCTGAACCTGATCCGCAATCCCGGCGCCGCCTTCAGCCTCGGTAGCGACTACACCCCGGTGATCGCGGTCATCCAGATCACCGTTGCGCTGGTCGTGGTCTACCTGGCCCGTCGGCTCGGCTCGACCGGCTGGGCGCTGGCCTTCGGTTTCCTCTTCGGGGGTGCCGTCGGCAACATCATCGACCGGATCTTCCGCGAGCCGTCGCCGTTCCACGGGCATGTGGTCGACTTCCTGCAGCTGCCGCATTGGGCGATCTTCAACGTGGCCGACATGGCCGTGACAACCGCCGCGATCCTGATGATCGTGCAGACATTGCGCGGTATCAAGCTAGACGGCACCCGGGAAGTATCGTCCGGAGCAGGGAAGGCAACCAGTGAGTGA
- a CDS encoding TraR/DksA family transcriptional regulator: MATSAPKKSAPVRTPVVKKKAAVSAETGTAKKTLAKKAPAKKTAATKAPAAKAPAAKAPAKKAPAKKAPAKTPAKAMNAKATTTAKKASAQATPTKRVAVKTSENKTAAPASGKAAAKGADKLTVGASEAPWTTAEIAEIRGELEADAKHLREEMNTAEQEIAGLFRDGGDGAGNDPADVGSNTLERDNEMYLANNARNMLEQIEHALSKLADGTYGVCESCGKPIGKGRLQAFPRATLCVSCKEREERR; encoded by the coding sequence ATGGCTACATCGGCTCCGAAGAAGTCCGCCCCCGTACGCACGCCCGTGGTCAAGAAGAAGGCCGCGGTATCCGCTGAGACCGGCACGGCCAAAAAAACGCTGGCGAAGAAGGCCCCGGCCAAGAAGACTGCGGCCACCAAGGCCCCAGCCGCCAAGGCTCCGGCCGCGAAAGCCCCGGCTAAGAAGGCCCCGGCCAAGAAAGCGCCGGCCAAGACCCCCGCTAAGGCCATGAACGCCAAGGCCACGACAACTGCCAAGAAGGCATCTGCCCAGGCAACACCGACGAAAAGGGTGGCAGTGAAGACTAGCGAGAACAAGACAGCGGCCCCGGCGTCCGGCAAGGCAGCTGCCAAGGGAGCGGACAAACTCACTGTCGGAGCGAGCGAGGCCCCGTGGACGACAGCGGAGATCGCCGAGATCCGCGGTGAGCTGGAAGCCGACGCCAAGCACCTGCGTGAGGAGATGAACACGGCCGAGCAGGAGATCGCCGGCCTGTTCCGGGACGGTGGCGACGGCGCCGGTAACGACCCGGCCGACGTCGGCTCCAACACCTTGGAGCGCGACAACGAGATGTACCTGGCGAACAACGCGCGCAACATGCTGGAGCAGATCGAGCACGCCCTGTCGAAGCTGGCAGACGGGACGTACGGGGTCTGCGAGAGCTGTGGCAAGCCGATCGGCAAGGGTCGGTTGCAGGCGTTCCCGCGTGCGACACTGTGCGTGTCATGCAAAGAACGCGAAGAACGCCGCTGA
- a CDS encoding DUF167 domain-containing protein, translating into MRVLVRVKPGTSRTSVGGRYDGPGGVALVVSVAARAVEGQATRAVLEAVATAFGVRRSAVTLVRGATSRDKLLEVDGASADRLSELLG; encoded by the coding sequence ATGCGGGTTTTGGTACGAGTGAAGCCGGGTACATCGCGAACCAGCGTCGGCGGCCGGTACGACGGACCGGGCGGTGTCGCGCTGGTCGTCTCGGTTGCCGCCCGGGCGGTCGAGGGGCAGGCGACTCGCGCCGTGCTCGAAGCGGTCGCTACGGCCTTCGGCGTACGGCGGTCGGCAGTGACGTTGGTGCGGGGCGCGACGAGCCGGGACAAACTACTCGAAGTCGACGGTGCGTCAGCGGATCGTCTCAGCGAGTTGCTCGGTTAG
- a CDS encoding carboxymuconolactone decarboxylase family protein: MTATAFLPGPVAEPSPETLAMYQNDVNELGQVMNITRVWAHQTAAHEALFGLLAQCAEAANLDVRRKGILVLATASTLGDSYCSLAWGRKLGLEADPNLAAGVIEGLDDGLTESERALANWARKVARDANGTSEGDVQELKEAGFTDAEVVAITVFVALRLAFSTVNDALGARPDALFRAAASAEVLAAVDYGRPIAED; this comes from the coding sequence ATGACCGCGACCGCATTCCTGCCCGGGCCCGTGGCCGAACCTTCGCCCGAGACGCTCGCGATGTACCAAAATGACGTGAACGAGCTCGGGCAGGTCATGAACATCACCCGTGTCTGGGCGCACCAGACGGCCGCGCACGAAGCGTTGTTCGGCCTGCTCGCGCAGTGCGCCGAGGCCGCGAACCTCGACGTACGGCGGAAGGGGATCCTCGTCCTCGCGACGGCGTCGACGCTGGGTGATTCGTATTGCTCGCTGGCCTGGGGCCGAAAGCTCGGTCTCGAGGCCGATCCCAACCTCGCGGCCGGGGTGATCGAGGGGCTCGACGATGGTCTGACCGAGTCCGAGCGGGCGCTGGCGAACTGGGCCCGGAAGGTGGCGCGCGACGCGAACGGCACCAGCGAGGGCGACGTACAGGAGTTGAAGGAGGCCGGATTCACGGACGCGGAGGTCGTCGCGATCACCGTGTTCGTGGCGCTGCGCTTGGCCTTCTCGACCGTGAACGACGCGCTCGGCGCCCGGCCGGACGCCCTGTTCCGCGCCGCGGCATCCGCGGAAGTCCTCGCGGCGGTCGACTACGGCCGGCCCATCGCGGAGGACTGA
- a CDS encoding AfsR/SARP family transcriptional regulator, which produces MVTIRLLGPPAIVRDGQVMRPPRGRKAWALLAYLLLADRPPSRRHLADLLFADAEDPLGALRWTLAELRRALGVPGVLGGDPVSTDFGEDLTVDVLLVMQDEADLLSATGELLEGLELPSSLEFESWLLVERHRVSSRIEARLHQKAVALLAAGRASDAVTYASRAVACNPLEEGNHELLVRSLAQTGDRHAALKQVAVCQDILRVEVGIEASLALHEAANAPTATLTRPSTGAGTKTSTKTSTEASSEMRGKMRIPGPLASGRASAVGQLEAGRAAIAAGAADAGVECLRRAVSEAARCQDLALHGRTLAALGAALVHSVRGRDEEGALILHEAIDLATQAGDDAALVTAYRLLGFVEVHAGRRKTADAWLAKAQAVARTDAELAAVLGVRGMNASDRADYPAAFRHLEDSVDRATAAGDSRQQAWSLSILGRAHLLRGERAQAGAVVARSIELAHEQRWIAFLPWPEALRAEIDLYDGRLDAAADDLEQAWVQSCQLGDPCWEGMTARALGLLSTLRGDHRGAIEWFGEAATRSNRGPDRYQWIHAHVLDTMITTALDRDEPARALPLLARLDALAARCDMRELVVRAQLHKHRLGDRTALGAAALMAADIDNPVLTQLLNG; this is translated from the coding sequence ATGGTGACGATTCGTTTACTGGGTCCGCCGGCCATCGTGCGGGACGGTCAGGTGATGCGGCCGCCGCGGGGGCGGAAGGCTTGGGCGCTGCTGGCCTATCTGCTGCTGGCGGATCGGCCGCCGAGCCGCCGGCACCTGGCCGATCTGCTCTTCGCGGACGCGGAGGACCCGCTCGGCGCGCTGCGCTGGACCTTGGCGGAGTTGCGCCGGGCGCTCGGCGTGCCAGGCGTACTCGGGGGAGATCCGGTCAGTACCGACTTCGGCGAGGACCTCACGGTCGACGTACTCCTCGTCATGCAGGACGAAGCCGACCTGCTCTCGGCCACGGGTGAGCTGCTCGAAGGGCTGGAACTCCCGTCGAGCCTGGAGTTCGAGTCCTGGCTGTTGGTCGAGCGGCATCGGGTCTCGTCCCGGATCGAGGCCCGGCTGCATCAGAAGGCCGTCGCGCTGCTCGCCGCCGGCCGGGCGAGTGATGCCGTGACGTATGCGAGCCGGGCGGTGGCATGCAATCCGCTTGAGGAGGGGAACCACGAGCTGCTCGTTCGCAGCCTGGCCCAGACCGGCGACCGGCATGCCGCGCTCAAGCAGGTCGCCGTCTGCCAGGACATCCTCCGCGTCGAGGTCGGCATCGAGGCCTCGCTCGCCCTCCACGAGGCGGCCAACGCCCCAACCGCCACCCTGACCAGGCCCAGCACCGGGGCCGGCACCAAGACAAGCACCAAGACAAGCACCGAGGCGAGCAGCGAGATGAGGGGGAAGATGCGGATCCCCGGACCGTTGGCCAGCGGCCGGGCCTCGGCGGTCGGGCAGCTCGAGGCGGGCCGGGCTGCCATCGCGGCAGGCGCGGCCGACGCCGGGGTCGAGTGCCTGCGCCGGGCCGTTTCCGAGGCGGCCCGCTGCCAGGATCTCGCCCTGCACGGACGGACGCTCGCGGCACTAGGCGCCGCACTCGTCCACTCCGTCCGCGGGCGCGATGAGGAAGGCGCGCTCATCCTCCACGAAGCGATCGACCTCGCCACTCAGGCCGGGGATGACGCCGCCTTGGTCACGGCGTACCGGCTGCTCGGTTTCGTGGAGGTCCATGCCGGTCGGCGGAAGACGGCCGACGCCTGGTTGGCGAAGGCGCAGGCCGTCGCGCGGACCGATGCCGAGCTGGCCGCCGTACTCGGGGTGCGGGGGATGAACGCCTCGGACCGGGCCGATTACCCGGCGGCCTTCCGGCATCTCGAGGACTCGGTCGACCGGGCTACCGCGGCAGGCGATTCGCGCCAGCAGGCTTGGTCGCTCTCGATCCTCGGCCGGGCCCACCTACTCCGGGGCGAACGCGCGCAGGCCGGCGCCGTAGTCGCGCGGTCGATCGAGCTGGCACACGAGCAGCGGTGGATCGCGTTCCTGCCTTGGCCGGAGGCGTTGCGGGCCGAGATCGACCTGTACGACGGACGGCTCGACGCGGCGGCGGATGATCTCGAGCAGGCGTGGGTCCAGTCGTGCCAACTCGGCGATCCGTGCTGGGAGGGCATGACCGCGCGGGCGCTCGGCCTGCTCAGCACCCTGCGCGGGGATCATCGCGGGGCGATCGAGTGGTTCGGCGAGGCCGCGACGCGTTCCAACCGTGGGCCGGATCGCTATCAGTGGATCCACGCTCACGTGCTCGACACGATGATCACCACCGCGCTCGACCGGGACGAACCGGCCCGCGCTCTGCCGTTATTGGCGCGGCTGGACGCGCTCGCCGCCCGCTGCGACATGCGCGAGCTGGTCGTACGGGCGCAATTGCACAAGCACCGACTAGGCGACCGTACGGCGCTCGGCGCGGCCGCGTTGATGGCAGCCGATATCGACAACCCAGTCCTGACCCAACTCCTGAACGGATAG
- a CDS encoding class I SAM-dependent methyltransferase, with protein sequence MEAGTVDFKAVKDKQRAGWETGDYPRVGNTLQIMAERLVGAAEVHAGENVLDVACGQGNVALSAARRFATATGVDYAANLLAQGRERAEAEHLPVTFIEGDAEELPCEDHEFDASLSTVGVMFAPDQFRAASELVRVTRPNGRIALASWTPESLVGAMFKVIGKYAPPPPAGVVSPMLWGTEARLAELFGDKVEWTVLKRRTFEFCYHSPEHFSEWFTQYYGPITRLAGTLDETPRAQFAADLTEVAARYNKATDGTLYAPGEYLEAVGIRH encoded by the coding sequence ATGGAAGCTGGCACCGTGGATTTCAAGGCGGTCAAGGACAAGCAGCGCGCGGGTTGGGAGACCGGCGACTATCCGCGGGTGGGTAACACCTTGCAGATCATGGCCGAGAGGCTTGTCGGGGCGGCGGAGGTTCATGCGGGGGAGAACGTTCTCGATGTCGCGTGTGGTCAGGGGAATGTCGCCTTGTCTGCAGCTAGGCGGTTTGCCACCGCGACAGGGGTCGATTACGCGGCAAATCTTCTGGCCCAAGGGCGTGAGCGGGCGGAAGCAGAGCACCTACCGGTCACCTTCATTGAGGGCGATGCCGAGGAACTCCCCTGCGAGGATCATGAGTTCGACGCGAGTCTCAGCACGGTTGGCGTGATGTTCGCGCCGGACCAGTTCCGGGCCGCGAGCGAGCTCGTTCGGGTAACCCGTCCGAACGGCAGGATCGCGCTCGCGAGTTGGACGCCCGAGAGCCTGGTCGGTGCGATGTTCAAGGTGATTGGCAAGTACGCGCCGCCGCCTCCTGCGGGGGTGGTGTCGCCGATGCTGTGGGGCACGGAGGCGCGCTTGGCGGAGCTGTTCGGCGACAAGGTCGAGTGGACGGTGCTCAAGCGTCGTACGTTCGAGTTCTGCTACCACTCGCCGGAGCACTTCTCCGAGTGGTTCACGCAGTACTACGGCCCGATCACCCGCCTCGCCGGAACGCTCGACGAGACGCCGCGGGCGCAGTTCGCGGCGGACCTCACCGAGGTGGCAGCTCGGTACAACAAGGCGACCGACGGGACGCTGTACGCACCCGGCGAGTACCTCGAGGCAGTAGGCATCCGGCACTAA
- a CDS encoding IS30 family transposase, which produces MTRAAKEVGVHPGTARDWHHGVRRVGNTRVYPDGRVVDYGTTTRYSTSMTPSADAVISDRYLCLDQRLAIADGRVNKLTLTAIAAGIGKDKSTVSREIRAHSVEGTYLPHQAHRDAAAARARPKTSKLVTDPALREQVELGLERKLSPEQISNRLVKDFPDDESMRVSHETIYKALYFQARGGLKREVQTALRTGRTRRKPQRQPGQRQHRFVEEMIMISERPAEADDRAVPGHWEGDLIMGENNRSAIATLVERTTRYTMLVHLPGGHDAEQVRDGLIATMKTLPGHLRGSLTWDQGCEMAKHKQFSIATDMAVYFCDPHSPWQRGTNENTNGLLRQYFPKGTDLSIHGPEDLEHVAQELNGRPRKTLDWDTPAERLRDLLTT; this is translated from the coding sequence ATCACGCGCGCAGCCAAGGAGGTGGGCGTGCATCCGGGTACTGCGCGGGACTGGCATCACGGGGTCCGCAGGGTGGGCAACACGCGGGTCTATCCCGATGGGCGGGTCGTGGACTACGGCACCACAACCCGATACTCCACTTCCATGACCCCATCAGCTGACGCGGTGATCAGCGACCGTTACCTGTGCCTGGACCAGCGGCTGGCGATCGCCGATGGGCGGGTCAACAAACTCACCTTGACCGCGATCGCGGCCGGCATCGGCAAGGACAAGTCCACAGTCTCTCGTGAGATCCGCGCCCACAGTGTTGAAGGAACCTACCTGCCCCACCAAGCCCACCGCGACGCTGCGGCCGCCAGGGCCCGGCCCAAGACCTCAAAGCTGGTCACCGATCCCGCGTTGCGTGAGCAGGTCGAGCTGGGTCTGGAGCGGAAGTTGTCGCCGGAGCAGATTTCGAACAGGCTCGTCAAGGACTTCCCCGACGACGAGAGCATGCGCGTGAGCCACGAGACGATCTACAAGGCGCTCTACTTCCAGGCCCGCGGCGGCCTCAAACGCGAAGTCCAGACCGCGCTGCGCACCGGACGGACCCGCCGCAAACCACAACGCCAGCCCGGCCAGCGCCAGCACCGGTTCGTCGAGGAGATGATCATGATCTCCGAGCGGCCCGCCGAGGCCGACGATCGCGCGGTTCCCGGCCACTGGGAAGGCGACCTGATCATGGGCGAGAACAACCGGTCCGCGATCGCCACCCTGGTCGAACGCACCACCCGCTACACGATGCTGGTCCACCTGCCCGGCGGCCACGACGCCGAACAGGTCCGCGACGGTCTCATCGCGACGATGAAAACCCTGCCCGGCCATCTGCGCGGCTCGCTGACCTGGGACCAGGGCTGCGAAATGGCCAAACACAAACAGTTCTCCATCGCCACCGACATGGCCGTCTACTTCTGCGACCCGCACTCCCCCTGGCAGCGCGGCACCAACGAAAACACCAACGGACTACTGCGCCAGTACTTCCCCAAGGGCACCGACCTGAGCATCCACGGACCCGAAGACCTCGAACACGTCGCCCAAGAACTCAACGGGCGACCACGCAAAACGCTCGACTGGGACACCCCAGCCGAACGCCTACGTGATCTACTCACCACCTAG